In one Pseudodesulfovibrio tunisiensis genomic region, the following are encoded:
- a CDS encoding efflux RND transporter periplasmic adaptor subunit, producing MNRKALFFCLVVALLLAGCKEEVKKADPIRPVRVFTVSGQSGPEQRTFPGKVRATREVALAFRVAGQIEKFDVREGDFVKKGQILAMLDQRDYQAAVADLEAKLQGLRSVLNEAKLNYERNKALLESDTIAQAAFDAAQSTFETSRANVRSLEQELRRARLNLQYTSLEAPYSGTIAVKYVDNHEYVQAKEAIVQLEDIASLDIEIDVPEAVWIRAFSGEGTGFVNAEARFESYPGQAFPLKIKEFQTKANPETQTYQVTLSMANPETLSIHPGMTAQVSGDLPGADGAHLVSIPVSSVQGEPGDGMYVWVLGADNTVTRRKVNVGRIVRDEFLVDQGVKPGDTIVSCGVSYLSEGQKVKVLKGRIGGRG from the coding sequence ATGAACAGGAAAGCATTGTTTTTCTGCTTGGTTGTCGCCCTTCTGCTTGCCGGGTGCAAGGAAGAGGTGAAAAAGGCCGACCCCATTCGCCCGGTTCGCGTCTTCACGGTGTCCGGTCAGTCCGGTCCGGAGCAGCGGACATTCCCGGGCAAGGTCAGGGCGACCCGGGAAGTGGCTCTGGCCTTTCGCGTGGCCGGGCAGATCGAAAAGTTCGACGTGCGCGAAGGCGATTTCGTGAAAAAGGGGCAGATTCTCGCCATGCTGGACCAGCGGGACTATCAGGCTGCCGTTGCCGATCTGGAGGCCAAGCTTCAGGGACTGCGTTCCGTGCTCAACGAGGCGAAACTCAACTACGAGCGCAACAAGGCCCTGCTCGAATCCGACACCATTGCACAGGCTGCATTCGATGCGGCCCAAAGCACGTTCGAGACCAGCCGGGCCAATGTGCGTTCTCTGGAACAGGAATTGCGCCGCGCTCGCCTGAATCTCCAGTATACCAGTCTGGAAGCGCCCTACAGTGGTACCATCGCCGTGAAATACGTGGACAACCACGAATACGTGCAGGCCAAGGAGGCCATTGTCCAGCTCGAAGACATCGCGTCGCTCGACATCGAAATCGACGTGCCCGAAGCGGTCTGGATTCGCGCGTTTTCCGGCGAAGGAACCGGATTCGTGAATGCCGAGGCTCGGTTCGAATCCTATCCCGGTCAGGCGTTTCCCCTGAAAATCAAGGAGTTTCAGACCAAGGCCAATCCCGAGACCCAGACCTATCAGGTGACCCTGTCCATGGCCAATCCCGAGACGCTGTCCATTCATCCGGGCATGACCGCTCAGGTGTCGGGCGATCTGCCCGGTGCAGACGGTGCGCATCTCGTGTCCATTCCGGTTTCCTCGGTTCAGGGCGAACCCGGGGACGGAATGTATGTCTGGGTGCTGGGAGCGGACAACACGGTCACTCGCCGCAAGGTCAACGTCGGCCGCATTGTCAGGGATGAATTTCTGGTGGATCAGGGCGTGAAGCCCGGCGACACCATCGTGTCCTGCGGGGTGAGCTATCTGTCCGAAGGCCAGAAGGTGAAGGTGCTCAAGGGTCGCATCGGAGGCAGGGGATGA